A single window of Microbispora hainanensis DNA harbors:
- a CDS encoding YbaK/EbsC family protein, whose translation MSDDREVFMASEETYDKLIELLDRHGASYRLIDHAPEGRTEIVSAMRGNAVSDAAKCIVVMVKLGKKVTKHVLAVVPGDTRVDLNGLKALLGGTYAAFASTDIAERLAGSVAGTILPFSFHPDLELIVDPSIQDKEEIFFNAARLDRSIALRTKDYLAICSPRLAPIAAPAS comes from the coding sequence ATGAGCGATGACCGAGAGGTGTTCATGGCATCCGAAGAGACTTACGACAAGCTCATCGAGCTTCTCGATCGGCACGGGGCGTCCTACCGGCTGATCGACCACGCGCCGGAGGGAAGGACCGAGATCGTCAGCGCCATGCGCGGAAACGCCGTCTCCGACGCCGCGAAGTGCATCGTCGTCATGGTGAAGCTCGGCAAGAAGGTCACCAAGCACGTCCTCGCCGTCGTGCCGGGCGACACGCGCGTCGACCTGAACGGCCTCAAGGCGCTGCTGGGCGGCACGTACGCCGCGTTCGCCTCCACCGACATCGCCGAGCGCCTCGCGGGGAGCGTGGCGGGCACGATCCTTCCCTTCTCGTTCCACCCGGACCTGGAGCTCATCGTGGACCCCTCGATCCAGGACAAGGAGGAGATCTTCTTCAACGCGGCACGGCTCGACCGGTCCATCGCGTTGCGTACGAAGGACTACCTGGCCATCTGCTCGCCGCGGCTGGCGCCGATCGCGGCACCGGCGAGCTGA
- a CDS encoding succinic semialdehyde dehydrogenase, which produces MGATNRTLDAAMVDRVLAHVSSEGKTREIVAPFTGEVLAEVPISTPEDVRAAYARARAAQETWAALPVRERIAPFLRLHDALLDRRQELLDIVQWETGKARRHAYEEVADVAGCTLYYARRAPGLLEPQRRQGIFPIATRAAELRHPKGVVAVISPWNYPLALGVTDVVPALIAGNAVVHKPDTQTPLSTLWTIDLLAELGMPRDVWQVVLGDPEDVGDPLIDGADYVAFTGSTRGGRRIAEEAAKRLIGCSLELGGKNPMIVLDDADLDVAAQGAIRACFTNAGQLCISIERLYVHEAVADAFRDRFVRAVKNMKIGPGLDWDVQMGSLTSQRQLDGVTAHVEDAVAKGATVLTGGRPRPDLGPFFYEPTILDGVSEDMAVCRDETFGPVVSLYRFRDEDEAVHAANDTAYGLNASIWTRDVARGRRLAARIKAGTVNINEGYGSAYASYDAPMGGMKSSGLGRRHGTEGLLKYTEVQTVASQATWLGFEPILGMTYDKYADTLAGLLKTMKRLHLK; this is translated from the coding sequence ATGGGTGCCACGAATCGGACGCTCGACGCGGCCATGGTCGACCGGGTCCTCGCGCACGTCTCCTCCGAGGGCAAGACACGGGAGATCGTCGCGCCGTTCACCGGCGAGGTGCTGGCCGAGGTCCCGATCTCCACTCCCGAGGACGTCCGCGCCGCGTACGCCAGGGCGAGGGCGGCGCAGGAGACCTGGGCGGCGCTGCCGGTGCGGGAGCGGATCGCGCCCTTCCTGCGGCTCCACGACGCGCTGCTCGACCGCCGTCAGGAGCTGCTCGACATCGTGCAGTGGGAGACCGGCAAGGCGCGGCGCCACGCGTACGAGGAAGTGGCCGACGTGGCGGGCTGCACGCTCTACTACGCGCGGCGGGCCCCCGGCCTGCTGGAGCCGCAGCGCAGGCAGGGCATCTTCCCGATCGCCACCCGCGCGGCCGAGCTGCGCCACCCCAAGGGCGTCGTCGCGGTGATCAGCCCGTGGAACTACCCGCTGGCCCTCGGCGTCACCGACGTGGTCCCCGCCCTGATCGCGGGCAACGCGGTCGTGCACAAGCCCGACACCCAGACCCCGCTGTCCACGCTGTGGACGATCGACCTGCTGGCCGAGCTGGGCATGCCGCGCGACGTCTGGCAGGTCGTGCTCGGTGATCCCGAGGACGTCGGCGACCCGCTGATCGACGGCGCCGACTACGTCGCGTTCACCGGCTCGACGCGCGGCGGGCGCAGGATCGCCGAGGAGGCGGCCAAGCGGCTCATCGGCTGCTCGCTTGAGCTCGGCGGCAAGAACCCGATGATCGTGCTCGACGACGCCGATCTCGACGTGGCGGCCCAGGGCGCGATCCGGGCCTGCTTCACCAACGCGGGCCAGCTGTGCATCTCGATCGAACGCCTCTACGTGCACGAGGCGGTCGCCGACGCCTTCCGCGACCGGTTCGTCCGGGCGGTGAAGAACATGAAGATCGGTCCCGGCCTCGACTGGGACGTGCAGATGGGCTCGCTCACCTCGCAGCGGCAGCTCGACGGGGTGACGGCGCACGTCGAGGACGCCGTCGCCAAGGGCGCCACCGTGCTGACCGGCGGCAGGCCGCGCCCCGACCTCGGCCCGTTCTTCTACGAGCCGACCATCCTCGACGGCGTGAGCGAGGACATGGCCGTCTGCAGGGACGAGACGTTCGGGCCGGTCGTGTCGCTCTACCGCTTCAGGGACGAGGACGAGGCGGTCCACGCGGCCAACGACACCGCGTACGGGCTGAACGCCTCGATCTGGACCAGGGACGTCGCGCGGGGCCGCCGCCTCGCCGCCCGGATCAAGGCCGGCACCGTCAACATCAACGAGGGGTACGGCTCGGCGTACGCCTCCTACGACGCGCCGATGGGCGGGATGAAGTCGTCCGGGCTGGGCCGCCGGCACGGCACCGAGGGCCTGCTGAAATACACGGAGGTCCAGACGGTGGCCAGCCAGGCCACGTGGCTGGGCTTCGAGCCGATCCTCGGCATGACCTACGACAAGTACGCCGACACGCTCGCGGGGCTGCTCAAGACGATGAAGCGCCTGCACCTCAAGTGA
- a CDS encoding FAD-dependent oxidoreductase produces the protein MDYDVAVIGSGFGGSVAALRLTEKGYAVGVLEAGRRFDEKTLPKTSWRARDFLFAPALGLKGIQRIHVLRGSNGVMVLAGAGVGGGSLVYANTLYEPLDPFFRDPQWAHITDWKAELAPYYDQARRMLGVVGNPTVTAADEVMKKVAERMGVGHTFRLAPVGVFFGEPGVEVDDPYFGGLGPRRRGCTECGECMTGCRHGAKNMLIKNYLYLAERAGAKVHPETTVTGVRPVEGGYEITVRRTGPFGPARTLTAGQVVFAAGTYGTQLLLHRLRATTLPRISPRLGALTRTNSEALLGFERLTAKGVKLNRGVAITSSIHPDAETHIEPVRYGDGSNAMGLLRTLLVDGGGRAPRWLKFLGAALRRPHLLPRLFNHRRWSERAVIALVMQAKDNSITLSLKGGKLRTGPGHGEPNPTWIPAGHEAVRMAAEEIGGLPGGSWLDLFDIPATAHFLGGCAIGDSPETGVIDPYHRVYGYEGLHIVDGSAVSANLGVNPSLTITAQAERAMALWPNKGEPDPRPALGSPYVRLRPVAPVRPVVPASAPGALRLPIVEITHGDA, from the coding sequence TTGGACTACGACGTCGCGGTGATCGGGTCGGGGTTCGGCGGGAGCGTCGCCGCGCTGCGGCTCACCGAGAAGGGCTACGCGGTCGGCGTCCTCGAAGCCGGCCGCCGGTTCGACGAGAAGACCCTGCCGAAGACCTCATGGCGGGCCAGGGACTTCCTGTTCGCGCCCGCGCTCGGGCTGAAGGGCATCCAGCGCATCCACGTCCTGCGCGGCTCCAACGGCGTCATGGTGCTGGCCGGCGCGGGGGTGGGCGGCGGCTCGCTCGTCTACGCCAACACTCTTTACGAGCCGCTCGACCCGTTCTTCCGCGATCCCCAGTGGGCGCACATCACCGACTGGAAGGCCGAGCTCGCGCCCTACTACGACCAGGCCAGGCGGATGCTGGGCGTGGTGGGCAACCCGACGGTGACCGCGGCCGACGAGGTGATGAAGAAGGTCGCCGAGCGGATGGGCGTCGGCCACACCTTCCGTCTCGCCCCCGTCGGGGTGTTCTTCGGCGAGCCGGGCGTGGAGGTCGACGACCCCTACTTCGGCGGCCTCGGGCCGCGCCGCCGCGGCTGCACCGAGTGCGGCGAGTGCATGACCGGCTGCCGCCACGGCGCGAAGAACATGCTGATCAAGAACTACCTCTACCTCGCGGAGAGGGCCGGGGCGAAGGTCCACCCGGAGACCACCGTCACCGGCGTACGGCCCGTCGAGGGCGGCTACGAGATCACGGTGAGGCGCACGGGCCCCTTCGGCCCGGCCCGCACGCTGACCGCGGGCCAGGTCGTCTTCGCCGCGGGCACGTACGGCACGCAGCTCCTGCTCCACCGGCTCAGGGCGACCACGCTGCCCCGGATCTCGCCCCGGCTCGGCGCGCTGACCCGGACGAACTCCGAGGCCCTGCTCGGTTTCGAGCGCCTCACCGCCAAGGGCGTCAAACTCAACCGGGGCGTGGCGATCACCTCCTCGATCCACCCGGACGCCGAGACGCACATCGAGCCGGTCCGCTATGGCGACGGCTCCAACGCCATGGGACTGCTGCGCACGCTGCTCGTCGATGGGGGCGGGCGGGCGCCGCGCTGGCTGAAGTTCCTCGGCGCGGCCCTGCGGCGGCCCCACCTGCTGCCCCGGCTGTTCAACCACCGCAGGTGGTCGGAGCGCGCGGTCATCGCCCTTGTCATGCAGGCCAAGGACAACTCGATCACGCTCTCGCTCAAGGGCGGGAAGCTCCGGACCGGCCCGGGCCACGGCGAGCCGAACCCCACCTGGATCCCCGCCGGGCACGAGGCCGTCCGCATGGCGGCCGAGGAGATCGGCGGCCTGCCCGGCGGCTCCTGGCTCGATCTGTTCGACATCCCGGCGACCGCGCACTTCCTCGGCGGCTGCGCGATCGGCGACTCGCCGGAGACCGGGGTGATCGACCCCTACCACCGCGTCTACGGCTACGAGGGCCTGCACATCGTGGACGGCTCGGCCGTGTCGGCCAACCTCGGGGTGAACCCCTCGCTCACGATCACCGCCCAGGCCGAGCGCGCGATGGCGCTGTGGCCCAACAAGGGCGAGCCGGACCCGCGCCCCGCCCTCGGCTCGCCGTACGTGCGGCTCCGGCCGGTCGCGCCCGTGCGGCCGGTCGTCCCCGCGTCGGCGCCGGGCGCGCTGCGCCTGCCGATCGTGGAGATCACCCACGGGGACGCGTGA
- a CDS encoding AAA family ATPase, producing the protein MTSLKEEQAYVERCREGLRRMLDGARHNVVIGETVAGDRYSAERLGRHLKSLAKDLGEDDGGPPFFGRLDFGPDVGEHAGQRYYIGRRHVSATDGGRPLVIDWRAPVSRTFYQASARDPRGVAVRRRFGWAGGELTGFEDEHLDRRRGHDPGGASRILTAEIERPRVGPMRDIVATIQPEQDDLVRADLKESLCVQGGPGTGKTAVGLHRAAYLLYAHRKRPARGGVLVLGPNRAFLGYISAVLPALGEVDVEQTTLDALLARVPVKATDSAEAAVVKHDARMAEVLRRALHRHIGVPSEPLAVADGSARWRVSRDELHDIVEETRREAMPYGVGRERVIARVASHVRTRAEARGRMIDTAWTRRTTRAVTAAVDGFWPAVRPEEVLCEVLGDCTEAADGVLTTAEQAAITWARPPRTYRSAAWTAADLVLLDELAGLIERPRGYGHVIVDEAQDLSPMQCRAVARRSVHGSLTVLGDLAQGTTPWAARDWGVQMAHLGKPDAAIMSLTVGFRTPAAVVELANRLLAQLAVDVPPSRSFRRDGRLRVLPGDDTAVVTAVSEALGNEGSIGVIAADASAARLRAALTGAGLTVAEGLTPDPSVRVSVVPATLCKGLEYDHVVLAEPAEIVAAEQRGPARLYVALTRAVSRLDVVHARPLPIPLAGETLAEDAGSPA; encoded by the coding sequence ATGACCTCGCTGAAGGAGGAGCAGGCGTACGTCGAACGCTGCAGGGAGGGCCTGCGCCGGATGCTGGACGGTGCCCGGCACAACGTGGTCATCGGGGAGACCGTGGCGGGCGACCGCTACAGCGCCGAGCGGCTGGGCCGCCACCTGAAGAGCCTGGCGAAGGATCTCGGTGAGGACGACGGAGGGCCGCCGTTCTTCGGGCGCCTCGACTTCGGCCCTGACGTGGGCGAGCACGCCGGGCAGCGCTACTACATCGGCCGCCGCCACGTCTCCGCCACCGATGGCGGCCGGCCCCTGGTGATCGACTGGCGGGCGCCGGTCTCGCGGACGTTCTACCAGGCGTCGGCCCGGGATCCCCGGGGCGTGGCCGTACGGCGGCGCTTCGGCTGGGCCGGGGGCGAGCTGACCGGCTTCGAGGACGAACACCTCGATCGCCGGCGCGGGCACGACCCCGGCGGCGCGAGCCGGATCCTGACGGCCGAGATCGAACGCCCCCGGGTCGGGCCGATGCGCGACATCGTCGCCACCATCCAGCCGGAGCAGGACGACCTGGTCCGCGCCGACCTGAAGGAGTCCCTGTGCGTCCAGGGCGGGCCGGGCACCGGTAAGACCGCCGTCGGCCTGCACCGCGCGGCCTACCTGCTCTACGCCCACCGCAAGCGGCCGGCGCGCGGCGGTGTGCTCGTGCTCGGCCCCAACCGGGCCTTCCTCGGCTACATCTCTGCGGTGCTGCCGGCCCTGGGCGAGGTCGACGTCGAGCAGACCACGCTCGACGCGCTCCTCGCCCGGGTCCCGGTCAAGGCCACCGACAGCGCGGAGGCCGCCGTGGTCAAACACGACGCGCGCATGGCCGAGGTGCTGCGCAGGGCGCTCCACCGCCACATAGGCGTGCCCTCGGAGCCGCTCGCCGTGGCCGACGGCTCCGCCCGCTGGCGGGTCTCCCGGGACGAGCTGCACGACATCGTCGAGGAGACCCGGCGCGAGGCGATGCCGTACGGCGTGGGCCGCGAGCGCGTCATCGCCCGTGTGGCGTCACACGTGCGGACCCGGGCGGAGGCCCGCGGCCGGATGATCGACACGGCGTGGACGCGCCGCACCACCCGGGCCGTCACGGCCGCTGTGGACGGCTTCTGGCCGGCCGTACGCCCCGAGGAGGTGCTGTGCGAGGTGCTCGGCGACTGCACGGAGGCCGCCGACGGCGTGCTCACGACGGCCGAGCAGGCGGCGATCACCTGGGCGCGACCGCCGCGCACCTATCGGAGCGCCGCCTGGACGGCCGCCGACCTGGTCCTGCTCGACGAGCTCGCCGGCCTGATCGAGCGGCCGCGGGGATATGGCCACGTGATCGTCGACGAGGCGCAGGACCTTTCGCCGATGCAGTGCCGGGCCGTCGCCCGGCGCAGCGTGCACGGCTCGCTCACCGTGCTCGGCGACCTGGCGCAGGGCACGACCCCGTGGGCCGCCCGCGACTGGGGCGTGCAGATGGCGCATCTGGGCAAGCCTGATGCCGCGATCATGTCGCTCACCGTCGGCTTCCGCACGCCGGCCGCCGTCGTGGAGCTCGCCAACCGCCTGCTGGCGCAGCTCGCGGTGGACGTGCCGCCCTCCCGGTCCTTCCGGCGGGACGGACGGCTGCGCGTGCTGCCCGGGGACGACACCGCGGTCGTGACGGCGGTGTCCGAGGCGCTCGGCAACGAGGGCTCGATCGGCGTCATCGCCGCCGACGCCTCGGCCGCCCGGCTGCGCGCCGCGCTCACGGGCGCGGGCCTGACCGTCGCCGAGGGGCTCACACCCGACCCGTCCGTACGCGTCTCCGTGGTGCCCGCCACCCTGTGCAAGGGCCTGGAGTATGACCACGTCGTGCTGGCCGAGCCCGCCGAGATCGTCGCGGCCGAGCAGCGCGGGCCGGCCCGGCTCTACGTGGCGCTCACCCGGGCGGTGTCCCGCCTCGACGTGGTGCACGCCCGTCCGCTGCCCATCCCGCTCGCCGGGGAGACCCTCGCCGAAGACGCTGGGTCACCGGCCTAA
- a CDS encoding helix-turn-helix domain-containing protein: protein MVEGLRTRKKERTRRAISEVAIAMFLEHGFDQVGVAEIAAAAEVSKPTLFRYFPTKEDLVLERIADHRGEAAAVVRARPAGRTPLDALHDAFMAGLDAREPTTGLCDHPAVMAYHRLVFDTPSLASRVADYAAADTEALAEAMSEALGETTSGAARETAGEVFGGAAGEVLDGALSQAAGETAHEVAPRDSGSPRPVPLLTSRLVAAQYVAVRQILARDNYAALASGRTADERYGEAVTAASTAFELLRHGARAHGL, encoded by the coding sequence ATGGTCGAGGGGCTGCGGACGCGGAAGAAGGAACGGACCCGCCGGGCCATCTCCGAGGTCGCGATCGCGATGTTCCTGGAGCACGGCTTCGACCAGGTGGGGGTGGCCGAGATCGCGGCCGCGGCGGAGGTCTCCAAGCCCACGCTGTTCCGCTATTTCCCCACCAAGGAGGATCTGGTCCTGGAGCGGATCGCCGACCACAGGGGAGAGGCGGCGGCGGTGGTGCGCGCCCGCCCGGCCGGGCGGACCCCGCTCGACGCGCTGCACGACGCCTTCATGGCCGGGCTCGACGCCCGCGAGCCGACCACCGGCCTGTGCGACCATCCGGCGGTGATGGCCTACCACCGCCTCGTCTTCGACACCCCCAGCCTGGCGTCCCGCGTGGCCGATTACGCCGCGGCGGACACGGAGGCACTGGCCGAGGCGATGAGCGAGGCACTCGGCGAGACGACGAGCGGGGCGGCGCGCGAGACGGCGGGCGAGGTGTTCGGCGGGGCGGCGGGTGAGGTGCTGGATGGGGCTTTGAGCCAGGCGGCGGGCGAGACGGCGCACGAGGTGGCGCCCCGCGATTCCGGCTCGCCGCGTCCCGTGCCGCTCCTGACCTCGCGCCTGGTGGCCGCGCAGTACGTCGCCGTCCGGCAGATCCTCGCCAGGGACAACTACGCGGCGCTGGCGTCCGGCCGTACGGCCGACGAGCGGTACGGCGAGGCCGTCACCGCGGCGAGCACCGCCTTCGAACTGCTGCGGCACGGCGCGCGGGCCCACGGCCTGTGA
- a CDS encoding SAM-dependent methyltransferase: MQTEGPSRTALHTAAARAAHLIVDGEPVVFRDPFAYPLLGECAEHYVRLHREAADHPVVAALRAAVVTRSRYTEDRLAAAVRRGVRQYVILGAGLDTYACRSAASGQSGSVEVFEVDHPDTQRWKREALARAGIPEPPLLTYVPADMEAGESLADRLVAHGFDLARPAFASWLGVTVYLTREAVARTLAGLGRLAPGSEIVMDHLLPEDLRGPRARAYAETLMPLVAQGGEPWLTFLSPREAADLLEEHGFEVVEQVVEQVAGQVAGQVAGQVAGRDAADAAFRERADALAGSGISVITHARRKA; encoded by the coding sequence GTGCAGACCGAGGGGCCGAGCAGGACCGCGCTCCACACGGCGGCGGCGCGCGCCGCCCACCTGATCGTCGACGGGGAGCCGGTGGTCTTCCGCGACCCGTTCGCGTACCCCCTGCTCGGGGAGTGCGCCGAGCACTACGTGCGCCTGCACCGTGAGGCGGCGGACCACCCCGTCGTCGCCGCGCTCCGCGCGGCCGTCGTCACCCGGAGCCGCTACACCGAGGACCGCCTGGCCGCCGCCGTACGGCGGGGCGTTCGCCAGTACGTGATCCTCGGCGCGGGGCTGGACACCTACGCCTGCAGATCGGCCGCGAGCGGCCAGAGCGGTTCAGTGGAGGTCTTCGAGGTCGATCACCCGGACACCCAGCGCTGGAAGCGGGAGGCGCTGGCGCGTGCGGGCATTCCGGAGCCGCCCCTCCTGACGTACGTCCCCGCGGACATGGAAGCCGGGGAGTCCCTGGCCGACCGGCTCGTCGCGCACGGGTTCGACCTCGCTCGCCCGGCGTTCGCGAGCTGGCTCGGCGTGACCGTCTATCTCACCCGCGAGGCCGTCGCGCGCACGCTGGCCGGGCTCGGCCGTCTCGCCCCCGGCAGCGAGATCGTCATGGACCACCTGCTGCCCGAGGACCTGCGTGGTCCGCGCGCCCGGGCGTACGCCGAGACCCTGATGCCGCTGGTGGCGCAGGGCGGGGAGCCCTGGCTGACGTTCCTGAGTCCCCGGGAGGCGGCCGATCTGCTGGAGGAGCACGGCTTCGAGGTGGTCGAGCAGGTGGTCGAGCAGGTGGCGGGGCAGGTGGCGGGGCAGGTGGCGGGGCAGGTGGCGGGGCGCGACGCCGCCGATGCCGCTTTTCGGGAGCGGGCGGATGCCCTGGCCGGCAGCGGGATCTCGGTGATCACCCACGCCCGCCGAAAAGCCTGA
- the guaA gene encoding glutamine-hydrolyzing GMP synthase gives MSEFDTVLVVDFGAQYAQLIARRVRECHVYSEIVPSSMPVSEMLARKPKAIILSGGPSSVYAEGAPPVPEGLFETGVPTFGICYGFQAMARALGGEVARTDSAEFGGTELKVLQEGLLFAGLPAAQTVWMSHGDSVVGAPAGFAVTAATDATPVAAMEDPSRGLYGVQFHPEVLHSEHGQQVLKHFLEAAGCRPSWTMLNIVEDAVEAVRAQVGDGRAICALSGGVDSAVAAAIVQRAIGDRLTCVFVDHGLLRKGEAEQVERDFVEVTGVKLRVVDASERFLKALSGVTDPEEKRKIIGREFIRVFEDEQRAILADGPVDFLVQGTLYPDVVESGGGTGTANIKSHHNVGGLPEDLKFELVEPLRTLFKDEVRRAGEELGLPPAMVWRQPFPGPGLGIRIIGEVTRERLDLLREADAIAREELTRAGLDRDIWQCPVVLLADVRSVGVQGDGRTYGHPVVLRPVTSEDAMTADWARVPYDVLSRISTRITNEVREVNRVVLDVTSKPPGTIEWE, from the coding sequence GTGTCTGAGTTCGACACGGTTCTCGTCGTGGACTTCGGCGCGCAATACGCGCAGCTGATCGCACGACGGGTGCGTGAGTGTCACGTCTACTCCGAGATCGTTCCGTCGTCGATGCCGGTGTCGGAGATGCTGGCCAGGAAGCCCAAGGCGATCATCCTGTCCGGCGGCCCCTCCTCGGTGTACGCCGAGGGCGCCCCGCCGGTCCCCGAGGGCCTGTTCGAGACCGGGGTGCCGACCTTCGGCATCTGCTACGGCTTCCAGGCCATGGCCCGGGCGCTCGGGGGCGAGGTCGCCAGGACCGACTCCGCCGAGTTCGGTGGCACCGAGCTCAAGGTCCTCCAGGAGGGCCTGCTGTTCGCCGGCCTGCCCGCCGCGCAGACCGTCTGGATGTCGCACGGCGACTCCGTGGTCGGCGCCCCCGCCGGGTTCGCCGTCACCGCCGCCACCGACGCGACCCCGGTCGCCGCGATGGAGGACCCCTCGCGCGGCCTGTACGGCGTGCAGTTCCACCCCGAGGTGCTCCACTCCGAGCACGGGCAGCAGGTGCTCAAGCACTTCCTTGAGGCGGCCGGCTGCCGTCCCTCGTGGACCATGCTCAACATCGTCGAGGACGCCGTCGAGGCCGTGCGCGCCCAGGTGGGCGACGGCCGGGCGATCTGCGCCCTGTCGGGCGGCGTCGACTCCGCCGTCGCCGCCGCGATCGTGCAGCGGGCCATCGGCGATCGGCTGACCTGCGTCTTCGTCGACCACGGGCTGCTGCGCAAGGGCGAGGCCGAGCAGGTCGAGCGCGACTTCGTCGAGGTGACCGGCGTCAAGCTGCGCGTCGTGGACGCCTCCGAGCGCTTCCTCAAGGCGCTGTCGGGCGTCACCGACCCAGAGGAGAAGCGGAAGATCATCGGCAGGGAGTTCATCCGCGTCTTCGAGGACGAGCAGCGCGCGATCCTCGCCGACGGCCCGGTGGACTTCCTCGTGCAGGGCACGCTCTACCCGGACGTGGTCGAGTCGGGCGGCGGCACCGGCACCGCGAACATCAAGTCGCACCACAACGTGGGCGGGCTGCCCGAGGACCTCAAGTTCGAACTGGTCGAGCCGCTGCGCACGCTGTTCAAGGACGAGGTGCGGCGGGCCGGCGAGGAGCTGGGCCTGCCCCCGGCGATGGTCTGGCGCCAGCCGTTCCCCGGGCCCGGCCTCGGCATCCGGATCATCGGCGAGGTCACCCGCGAGCGTCTAGACCTGCTGCGCGAGGCCGACGCCATCGCCCGCGAGGAGCTGACCCGCGCCGGTCTCGACCGCGACATCTGGCAGTGCCCGGTCGTGCTGCTCGCCGACGTCCGCTCGGTGGGCGTGCAGGGCGACGGCCGCACCTACGGTCACCCGGTCGTCCTGCGGCCGGTGACCTCCGAGGACGCGATGACCGCCGACTGGGCGCGGGTGCCGTACGACGTGCTGTCGCGCATCTCCACCCGGATCACCAACGAGGTCCGCGAGGTCAACCGGGTCGTGCTCGACGTGACGAGCAAGCCGCCGGGCACCATCGAGTGGGAGTGA
- a CDS encoding acyltransferase family protein translates to MIAAQPVTARPGAKASRLAWLDALRGIGAMAVVAEHALPWFMPSLRPYWFNLGMYGVLVFFLVSGYIIPASLEKRGDVGAFWVSRVFRLYPLYLLVIALVLVMAFWVPVRQVVPRHPSAVAAHVSMLLDVVHTGALADPMWTLSYEMVFYLLVTALFVGGVHRRSGTLAIVFGAVAVAAGLVLSAPLLPGPWPAIATCVLFLAGLACLITGRFRTVAAYALGLMALVLLVFGSFVPWFGAAILAVMFTGTALYRWEKGTAGLGPVVVAATLVAAAPVWAIQAGWWWVQPDVWITTMVLAGGTFALGMMLRGRRVPGALTWLGLISYSVYLVHHPLLKYLNALAGDLRSLTPIAQAAVALGYLVALLTLSWLTYRFVEAPAQALGRRISGRLSSPRPTTARDIPVPG, encoded by the coding sequence GTGATTGCCGCTCAGCCCGTCACCGCTCGCCCCGGCGCGAAGGCCTCCAGGCTCGCCTGGCTCGACGCCCTGCGGGGGATCGGCGCGATGGCCGTGGTCGCCGAACACGCGCTGCCCTGGTTCATGCCGTCGTTGCGCCCCTACTGGTTCAACCTCGGCATGTACGGCGTGCTGGTCTTCTTCCTGGTCAGCGGATACATCATCCCCGCGTCCCTGGAGAAGCGGGGTGATGTCGGGGCGTTCTGGGTCAGCCGGGTGTTCCGGCTGTATCCGCTCTATCTGCTGGTGATCGCCCTCGTGCTCGTCATGGCGTTCTGGGTCCCGGTGCGTCAGGTGGTGCCCCGGCATCCGTCGGCCGTGGCCGCGCACGTGAGCATGCTGCTCGACGTCGTCCACACCGGCGCCCTCGCCGACCCGATGTGGACGCTGTCGTACGAGATGGTGTTCTACCTGCTGGTGACCGCGCTGTTCGTGGGCGGGGTGCATCGGCGCAGCGGGACGCTGGCGATCGTCTTCGGCGCCGTGGCGGTCGCCGCCGGGCTGGTGCTGTCGGCGCCGCTGCTGCCGGGGCCCTGGCCCGCCATCGCCACCTGCGTGCTGTTCCTCGCGGGGCTGGCCTGCCTGATCACCGGCCGGTTCCGCACGGTCGCGGCGTACGCGCTGGGCCTGATGGCGCTCGTGCTGCTCGTCTTCGGCAGCTTCGTGCCGTGGTTCGGCGCGGCCATCCTCGCGGTGATGTTCACGGGGACGGCCCTGTATCGCTGGGAGAAGGGCACGGCCGGGCTCGGCCCGGTCGTGGTCGCGGCGACCCTGGTGGCCGCCGCGCCCGTGTGGGCGATCCAGGCGGGCTGGTGGTGGGTGCAGCCCGATGTGTGGATCACCACGATGGTCCTCGCCGGAGGGACGTTCGCGCTGGGCATGATGCTGCGCGGGCGGCGCGTTCCCGGTGCGCTGACCTGGCTCGGCCTGATCAGCTACTCGGTCTATCTGGTGCACCACCCGCTGCTCAAGTATCTGAACGCGCTCGCGGGCGACCTGCGGTCGCTCACGCCGATCGCCCAGGCGGCCGTCGCGCTCGGCTATCTCGTCGCGCTGCTCACGCTGAGCTGGCTCACCTATCGCTTCGTGGAGGCGCCGGCCCAGGCACTGGGCCGCCGGATCAGTGGACGTCTGTCGTCTCCACGCCCGACGACTGCTCGGGATATACCTGTCCCGGGGTGA